From the genome of Gracilibacillus salitolerans, one region includes:
- a CDS encoding TetR/AcrR family transcriptional regulator has translation MDIKKKRMIEVSLKLFSEKGFHSTSIQEIADRSDVSKGAFYLHFESKDDLLVEIFKYYSETVLQKINKIQHDTSNPFDQFTKQIEAFLRLFKEHREYLMMHFRDNIHLGERMDDLIFNLHKQSYDWMEDRIINIYGEEVKCYLVDIIIQIDGMISGYFKWIAIHDLTFDPGQLAAYITKNIDVLVRSILTASAPPFFQYQDLHRFKQRNDQTIQAVIKQIKNQITEMERGEREKITEALHVLEEEWQKQEPKDIIIQSMIEHLETYTTIKSTVQTLKTYL, from the coding sequence ATGGACATTAAAAAGAAGCGGATGATAGAAGTGAGTTTAAAACTCTTCTCGGAAAAGGGATTTCACTCTACTTCTATTCAGGAAATTGCTGATCGAAGTGATGTTTCTAAAGGAGCATTCTACTTACATTTTGAATCAAAAGATGATTTGCTCGTGGAGATTTTTAAATATTATTCAGAAACAGTACTACAAAAGATAAATAAAATTCAACACGATACAAGTAATCCTTTTGATCAATTCACCAAACAGATTGAAGCATTTCTTCGATTGTTTAAAGAACACAGGGAATATCTCATGATGCATTTCCGTGACAATATCCACCTTGGTGAAAGGATGGATGATTTGATTTTTAACCTACATAAACAGTCTTATGATTGGATGGAAGACCGGATAATCAATATTTACGGTGAAGAAGTGAAGTGCTATTTGGTGGACATCATTATCCAAATAGATGGGATGATAAGTGGGTATTTCAAATGGATTGCCATTCATGATCTTACATTCGATCCTGGTCAACTAGCTGCTTACATCACAAAAAATATAGATGTCCTGGTGCGATCGATTTTAACAGCGTCTGCACCTCCGTTTTTTCAATATCAGGATTTACACCGGTTCAAACAAAGAAATGACCAGACAATTCAAGCCGTTATCAAGCAAATAAAAAATCAAATCACAGAAATGGAAAGAGGTGAAAGAGAAAAGATAACAGAAGCATTACATGTGCTCGAAGAAGAATGGCAAAAACAAGAACCAAAAGACATTATTATTCAAAGTATGATCGAGCATTTAGAAACTTATACAACTATTAAATCAACCGTTCAAACGCTAAAAACATATCTATAA
- the fabZ gene encoding 3-hydroxyacyl-ACP dehydratase FabZ, translating to MDIEQIKETIPHRYPFLLVDAITEQDDKRIVGKKNVTINEPFFQGHFPDYPVMPGVLIVEALAQVGAVAILSKEENKGKIGFLAGIDKCRFKRQVKPGDQLLLEVEIIRIKGPIGKGKAVATVDGELACEAEITFAVK from the coding sequence ATGGATATTGAACAAATCAAAGAAACGATTCCACATCGTTATCCATTTCTATTAGTGGACGCGATCACAGAACAAGATGACAAACGAATTGTCGGGAAAAAGAATGTAACGATTAATGAACCATTTTTTCAAGGGCATTTCCCAGACTATCCTGTTATGCCAGGTGTATTAATTGTGGAAGCTCTAGCACAGGTCGGTGCGGTTGCGATTTTGAGTAAAGAAGAAAACAAAGGAAAAATCGGTTTCCTTGCGGGGATTGACAAATGCCGTTTTAAACGTCAGGTAAAACCAGGAGATCAACTCCTTCTTGAAGTCGAGATTATCCGTATTAAAGGACCAATTGGCAAAGGAAAAGCCGTTGCAACTGTAGACGGAGAATTAGCTTGCGAAGCGGAAATTACATTTGCAGTAAAATAA
- a CDS encoding DNA-directed RNA polymerase subunit beta, giving the protein MSQETKSNNTKKVNEKKQAQTKTNKEKRADRKKQKQEERKYVRRLIPIWAKVMIVVLLSLFALMIGLIIGFSILGDGSPLDVLKWETWQHIIDYVKED; this is encoded by the coding sequence ATGTCACAGGAAACAAAAAGTAACAATACAAAAAAAGTAAATGAAAAAAAACAAGCTCAAACAAAGACCAATAAGGAAAAAAGAGCGGACAGGAAGAAACAAAAACAAGAAGAGAGAAAATATGTCCGCCGTCTCATTCCCATTTGGGCAAAAGTTATGATTGTTGTCTTGTTAAGTTTATTTGCTTTAATGATCGGTCTCATTATAGGTTTTAGCATACTTGGCGATGGCAGCCCATTAGACGTCTTGAAATGGGAAACCTGGCAACATATTATTGATTATGTTAAAGAAGACTAA
- a CDS encoding flagellar hook-basal body protein, whose product MTRMTFQAAVTMGQLQKRLDNIGNNIANVNTAGYKNRDATFSSLLSQQINTEPDPTNPEGRLTPDGLRVGTGAKLGHTNFNFSQGSLQETDRNLDVALLEDNHLFQVAVNENGEEEVRYTRAGNFYLTPLEDEQVMLVNSDGHPVLGAGGAPIVLDDDMEDLKIERNGTINVTRNGVQAVEGQLEIVEAVRPRLLEAAGNSLFRLSEQSLENYPFEEIINGVELADVSMESGSLEASNVDLAKQTTEMIETQRAYQFNARTISMHDQMKGLINQLR is encoded by the coding sequence ATGACAAGAATGACCTTCCAAGCTGCCGTAACGATGGGCCAATTACAAAAACGATTAGATAATATCGGAAATAATATTGCGAATGTCAATACAGCAGGTTATAAGAATCGTGACGCGACTTTCTCTTCCTTGCTGTCACAGCAAATCAATACCGAGCCGGACCCTACAAATCCAGAAGGTCGATTAACACCGGACGGATTGCGTGTTGGGACAGGGGCAAAACTTGGTCATACTAATTTTAATTTTTCACAAGGATCGTTACAGGAAACGGATCGAAACCTTGATGTCGCTTTATTAGAAGACAACCACCTTTTTCAGGTAGCAGTCAATGAAAATGGTGAAGAGGAAGTCCGTTATACAAGAGCAGGGAATTTTTATTTGACACCGTTAGAGGATGAACAGGTGATGCTTGTTAATTCTGATGGGCATCCTGTCCTTGGAGCTGGTGGAGCACCGATTGTGTTAGATGATGATATGGAAGACCTGAAAATTGAGAGAAATGGTACGATTAATGTAACGCGTAATGGTGTGCAAGCTGTAGAAGGACAATTAGAAATTGTTGAAGCCGTACGCCCGCGATTGTTAGAGGCTGCTGGTAACAGTTTATTCCGTTTATCTGAACAATCGCTTGAAAATTATCCTTTTGAAGAAATCATCAATGGGGTTGAATTAGCAGATGTAAGCATGGAAAGTGGTTCGTTAGAAGCTTCCAATGTAGACTTGGCAAAACAAACGACAGAAATGATTGAAACGCAGCGAGCATATCAATTTAATGCACGAACAATCTCAATGCATGACCAAATGAAAGGTCTAATTAATCAGTTGAGATAG
- a CDS encoding flagellar hook-basal body protein, protein MLRGFYTATNGMMAQQRRQEVLSNNMTNAQTPGYKQDQTPLRAFPELLIQRMENRDIPNSQGTTVPSMTEIGAINTGVYVHETIPDFIQGSLRETGVSTDMALVQGETPDEEGSIFFTVQNGEGDVRYTRNGNFTVDGEGNLTTNNGYYVLDDTGNTINTDNLAFTVTPEGMVQLDGEEVPLGISYSANSNDLVKNGQDLFELAEDGAALADARGVAGLQFNIQQNHLENANVDEAQTMTDMMQAYRSFEANQKVVQQYDRSLDKAVNEIARLG, encoded by the coding sequence ATGCTTAGAGGTTTTTACACGGCTACAAATGGAATGATGGCACAACAACGTAGACAAGAAGTGTTGTCCAATAATATGACGAATGCACAGACACCTGGATATAAACAAGATCAAACACCACTAAGAGCATTCCCGGAATTGTTAATTCAGCGTATGGAAAACCGTGATATTCCAAATTCGCAGGGTACCACCGTACCATCAATGACCGAAATCGGTGCTATTAACACGGGGGTATATGTACATGAAACAATCCCGGATTTCATACAGGGAAGCCTTAGGGAAACAGGTGTTTCAACAGATATGGCGTTAGTTCAAGGTGAAACACCGGATGAGGAAGGTTCTATCTTTTTTACCGTGCAAAATGGTGAAGGGGATGTTCGTTATACAAGAAACGGCAATTTCACTGTTGATGGTGAAGGGAATTTAACAACTAATAATGGCTATTATGTCTTAGATGATACAGGGAACACGATTAATACGGATAACTTAGCATTTACGGTGACACCAGAAGGAATGGTACAGTTAGACGGAGAAGAGGTTCCACTGGGGATTTCTTATAGTGCAAATTCGAACGATTTAGTAAAGAACGGACAAGACTTATTTGAACTTGCAGAAGATGGTGCAGCATTAGCTGATGCCAGAGGTGTAGCTGGATTGCAATTTAATATCCAGCAAAACCATTTAGAAAACGCTAATGTGGACGAAGCACAAACGATGACAGATATGATGCAAGCGTACCGAAGTTTTGAAGCAAATCAAAAAGTAGTCCAACAATACGATCGCAGTTTAGACAAAGCTGTTAATGAAATTGCGCGACTCGGATGA
- the mreB gene encoding rod shape-determining protein: MFSRDIGIDLGTANVLIHVKGKGIVLDEPSVVAMDRNTGKVLEVGEEARRMVGRTPGNIEAIRPLKDGVIADFDVTESMLKYFINKINVKGFLSKPRMLICCPTNITKVEQKAIKEAAEKSGGKKVYLEEEPKVAAIGAGMDIFQPSGNMVVDIGGGTTDIAVLSMGDIVTAQSIKMAGDKFDGEILQHVKRKYKLLIGERTAEDIKVNVATVFQGARNEEIDIRGRDMVTGLPRTITIRSDEVEEALRESIALIVQSAKTVLEKTPPELSADIIDRGVILTGGGALLNGLDQLLAEELKVPVLLAEEPMNCVAKGTGIMLDNIDKLERSIV, from the coding sequence ATGTTTTCAAGAGATATTGGAATAGATTTAGGAACTGCGAATGTACTTATTCATGTAAAAGGAAAAGGTATTGTACTGGATGAACCGTCCGTTGTTGCGATGGACCGCAATACGGGAAAAGTGTTAGAAGTTGGTGAAGAAGCACGACGTATGGTTGGGCGTACACCAGGTAATATCGAAGCAATTCGTCCACTAAAGGATGGAGTCATCGCAGATTTCGATGTCACAGAATCGATGCTTAAATATTTTATTAATAAAATTAATGTCAAAGGATTTTTATCGAAACCAAGAATGCTAATTTGTTGCCCAACTAACATTACGAAGGTAGAACAAAAAGCGATTAAAGAAGCGGCGGAAAAATCTGGCGGTAAAAAAGTCTACTTAGAAGAAGAACCAAAAGTAGCAGCAATTGGTGCAGGGATGGATATTTTCCAACCGAGTGGAAATATGGTCGTTGATATCGGTGGTGGAACAACAGATATCGCTGTCTTGTCTATGGGAGATATCGTAACAGCACAATCGATTAAAATGGCCGGGGACAAATTCGATGGTGAAATTCTTCAACATGTAAAGCGTAAATATAAATTATTAATCGGTGAAAGAACTGCAGAAGATATTAAAGTTAACGTGGCGACAGTTTTTCAAGGTGCTCGCAACGAAGAAATCGATATCCGCGGACGTGATATGGTAACTGGTTTACCAAGAACAATCACAATCCGTTCGGACGAAGTGGAAGAAGCTCTCAGAGAATCGATCGCATTAATTGTCCAATCAGCGAAGACCGTTTTAGAAAAAACTCCACCAGAATTATCCGCAGATATTATCGACAGAGGTGTTATTCTAACAGGTGGCGGTGCGCTGTTGAATGGATTAGATCAATTACTGGCAGAAGAATTGAAAGTACCAGTTCTATTAGCAGAAGAACCAATGAATTGTGTGGCAAAAGGTACAGGCATTATGTTGGATAACATCGATAAATTAGAACGGTCGATTGTTTAA
- the spoIIID gene encoding sporulation transcriptional regulator SpoIIID yields MHDYIKERTLRIGRYIVETKKTVRVIAKEFGVSKSTVHKDLTERLPEIHPELANEVKDVLSHHKAIRHLRGGEATKMKYQLHGNKEPLETEELLTK; encoded by the coding sequence GTGCATGACTACATCAAAGAGAGAACATTAAGGATTGGAAGGTACATTGTCGAAACGAAGAAAACGGTTCGAGTTATCGCCAAGGAATTTGGAGTTTCAAAAAGTACAGTACACAAAGACCTAACAGAGCGCTTACCAGAAATACATCCCGAACTAGCTAATGAAGTCAAAGACGTATTAAGCCACCATAAAGCAATTCGACACCTACGGGGTGGAGAAGCAACCAAAATGAAATATCAACTTCATGGTAATAAAGAACCACTCGAAACAGAAGAATTATTAACAAAATAA
- a CDS encoding AimR family lysis-lysogeny pheromone receptor, with the protein MVQTKKRIGTMREYFESEKQMQLPQFLTMISIDSDEAAQLELTKDFLYQSNSDVDKRLALEYFYINQCYQELQYFIEVNKESMNELNRELALLYQFMLDLENGKPVHKIRTLAKSVSIHHPELRCLKYFLNIEINIKVYNYERIGYYLNKIQKHLRHLDNPLFITFFQIRMQILLFNYYWKRNELILARKHAYEALQMPHHVKQKAQLHLDLALSYIYEDFESSVYHIEEAKYIANCLDDQETLEHIENHTYPFICAHFGKINGVSTKNPIEQAHLEIAKGNFQLAKDMLENLDITTPFTQYYLGLATRKQHFFIYSYQYFMEKRSDHFFARLPLKASEGLGI; encoded by the coding sequence AATCTGAAAAGCAAATGCAACTACCACAATTTTTAACAATGATCAGCATAGATAGCGACGAAGCTGCACAGTTAGAACTGACAAAAGACTTTCTGTATCAAAGCAACTCTGACGTAGATAAACGATTAGCTCTAGAATATTTTTATATCAACCAATGCTATCAAGAATTACAATATTTTATAGAAGTAAACAAAGAAAGTATGAATGAATTAAATCGAGAGTTAGCTCTACTATATCAATTCATGCTAGATTTAGAAAATGGAAAACCTGTTCATAAAATAAGGACTCTCGCGAAATCGGTTTCCATTCATCATCCTGAATTGAGATGTTTAAAATACTTTTTAAATATAGAAATAAACATAAAAGTTTACAATTATGAACGAATAGGTTACTATTTGAACAAAATTCAAAAACATCTACGTCATCTAGACAATCCACTATTTATTACATTCTTTCAGATTAGAATGCAAATCTTATTATTTAACTACTATTGGAAGAGGAATGAGTTAATTTTAGCTAGAAAGCACGCCTATGAAGCGTTACAAATGCCTCACCACGTTAAACAAAAAGCACAACTCCACCTAGACTTGGCACTCAGTTATATATACGAAGATTTTGAATCTAGTGTTTATCATATCGAAGAGGCAAAGTACATAGCTAATTGCTTAGACGATCAGGAAACATTAGAACATATTGAGAATCATACGTATCCATTTATTTGTGCTCACTTTGGGAAGATAAATGGGGTATCAACAAAGAATCCAATAGAACAAGCCCACCTAGAGATTGCGAAAGGAAACTTTCAATTGGCGAAGGATATGTTAGAAAATCTAGATATTACAACTCCATTTACACAATATTATTTAGGATTGGCAACAAGAAAGCAACATTTTTTCATATATTCTTATCAATACTTTATGGAGAAAAGGAGTGATCACTTTTTTGCAAGATTGCCACTTAAGGCTTCCGAAGGTTTAGGAATATAA